One genomic window of Biomphalaria glabrata chromosome 9, xgBioGlab47.1, whole genome shotgun sequence includes the following:
- the LOC106066729 gene encoding zinc finger protein 99-like gives MEGMKHDFINDLKPIVKIEKIDWSLYSKLRDYNYKYQTSENTQTSEEKMHSMSMMDDLKQDSTNDLFNVMKNEKTEFSFHPDTLEYSFVVQTLESILSEETEQQINQSQDMSSNQDKPRNSPNKDVRAGNLEDEEQNSSNVNRMLQLVSAEKSFSTSSISKNHELMHCFKKTFKCDLCQKQMFYKCNLKVHLALHCGIILFECHICHKGFSSATSLKNHEMIHSKKKPFQCQLCQKEFTKSSTLKQHEIVHSDKKQFQCQICHKEFAYSSNLKHHEIIHSGKMPFNCKICHKGFTHACFLKQHEMIHSNKKTFQCKICRKKFFMSSNLKRHEITHSDKKTFKCEICQKKFSQFSYLKQHEVLHLDKKPFQCYICHKEFNRSSALKKHEMIRTFSLTFKDHELNHSFRKTFKCDLCQKQLLSKNSLKVHLTLHWGRELFKCPICQKEFLSSRGLKEHEVIHSGKNPIKCQICQKEFTRSSHLKQHEMIHSGEKPFKCQICQKEFNQSSNLRKHEMTHSDKKPFQCTICPKKFTCPSDLKKHVSIHSDKKPFQCQICHKKYSQSSNLKHHEIIHSGKKPFQCKICQRRFTHSSYLKRHEIIHSGKKLFKCQICQKEFTYSTNLRQHERIHSSKKSFQCQICQKEFNHSTNLKKHERIHSGEKPFKCKICQKEFARPSDLKQHEFIHSGKKLFKCQICQKRFTQSSTLRKHKMIHSGKKSFECKICQKRFTRSSDLKKHVMIHSCKKKHLKVKSVNKNVLKPSV, from the exons ACATCCGAAGAAAAAATGCATTCAATGTCAATGATGGATGACTTGAAACAAGACTCTACCAATGATCTCTTCAATGTTATGAAAAATGAGAAGACAGAATTTTCTTTCCATCCAGACACATTAGAATATAGCTTCGTTGTTCAAACCTTGGAATCGATTTTATCAGAAGAGACAGAG CAACAAATAAATCAAAGTCAAGATATGTCTTCAAACCAAGATAAACCTAGAAACTCTCCTAACAAAGATGTGCGTGCTGGAAACCTTGAAGATGAAGAACAAAATAGTTCAAATGTAAATAGAATGCTCCAGCTGGTTTCTGCTGAAAAATCATTCTCTACTTCATCAATCTCTAAGAACCATGAATTAAtgcattgctttaaaaaaacatttaagtgTGACTTATgtcaaaaacaaatgttttataaatgtaATTTGAAAGTTCACCTGGCACTTCATTGTGGAATAATATTATTCGAATGTCATATTTGTCACAAAGGATTTAGTTCTGCCACTAGTTTAAAGAACCATGAGATGattcattctaaaaaaaagcCTTTTCAGTGTCAACTTTGTCAAAAAGAATTCACCAAATCCTCAACTTTAAAACAACATGAAATTGTTCACTCTGACAAAAAGCAATTCCAATGTCAAATTTGTCACAAAGAATTTGCTTATTCCTCAAATTTAAAACACCATGAGATTATTCATTCTGGTAAAATGCCATTTAATTGTAAAATTTGTCACAAAGGATTCACTCATGCCTGTTTTTTAAAACAGCATGAGATGATTCATTCTAATAAAAAGACATTTCAGTGTAAAATTTGtcgaaaaaaattctttatgtcttcaaatttaaaaaggCATGAGATAACTCATTCTgataaaaagacatttaaatgtgaaatttgtcaaaaaaaattcaGCCAGTTCTCATATTTAAAACAGCACGAGGTCCTTCATTTGGACAAAAAACCATTTCAATGTTACATTTGTCATAAAGAATTCAATAGATCCTCAGCGTTAAAAAAGCATGAAATGATTCGTACTTTTTCATTAACTTTTAAGGACCATGAATTAAATCATTCCTTTAGAAAAACATTTAAGTGTGATTTGTGTCAAAAACAATTGTTGagtaaaaattctttaaaagttcatctTACACTTCACTGGGGAAGAGAACTATTCAAATGTCCCATTTGTCAGAAAGAATTCTTAAGCTCAAGAGGCTTAAAAGAGCATGAGGTAATACATTCTGGTAAAAATCcaattaaatgtcaaatttgtcaaaAAGAGTTCACTAGATCCTCACATTTAAAACAGCATGAGATGATTCATTcaggtgaaaaaccatttaaatgtcaaatttgtcaaaaagaatTCAATCAGTCCTCAAATTTAAGAAAGCATGAGATGACTCATTCTGATAAAAAGCCATTTCAGTGTACAATTTGTCCAAAAAAATTCACTTGTCCCTCAGATTTAAAAAAGCATGTAAGTATTCATTCTGATAAAAAGCCATTTCAATGCCAAATTTGTCATAAAAAATACTCTCAGTCCTCAAATTTAAAACACCATGAGATAATTCATTCTGGTAAAAAGCCATTTCAATGTAAAATTTGTCAAAGAAGATTCACTCATTCCAGTTATTTAAAACGGCATGAGATAATTCATTCTggtaaaaagctatttaaatgtcaaatttgtcaaaaagaatTCACTTATTCCACAAATTTAAGACAGCATGAGAGGATTCATTCCAGTAAAAAgtcatttcaatgtcaaatttgtcaaaaagaatTCAATCATTcgacaaatttaaaaaagcatgaGAGGATTCATTCTGGAGAAAAGCCATTTAAGTGTAAAATATGTCAAAAAGAATTTGCTCGACCCTCAGATTTAAAACAGCATGAGTTTATTCATTCTggtaaaaagctatttaaatgtcaaatttgtcaaaAAAGATTCACTCAATCCTCAACTTTAAGAAAGCATAAGATGATTCATTCTGGTAAAAAGTCATTTGAGTGTAAAATATGTCAAAAAAGATTTACTCGATCCTCAGATTTAAAAAAGCATGTGATGATTcattcttgtaaaaaaaaacatttaaaagttaAATCTGTCAATAAGAATGTACTCAAGCCATCAGTTTAA